Within Candidatus Cloacimonadota bacterium, the genomic segment ATATGGATTCATTACCGCTAAGGCGGTTAAACTAAAGGCAAGGACGAGCAAGAGAGTCCAAATTCCAAAGTGTTTGACTTGCTTTTTCTTGATTGCCACCACAGCCTGATACACCCAATACATGCCAATAAGTAGGTATAAGTAATAGCTTATTTGGGGATGGTTTTCACGCAGTTGTGTAATGAGGAATGTAGCACTAAGCCCTAAAGAGAGAATTCCCGGTTTAGCTCTTAGATACATGATGCTCCACATTACCCAAGGAACATACATCATGGCACGGAATTTGGTATTGTGTCCTATTTCTAACAAGCCCACCCAATGGCAGGAAAAAACAAAGGCGATGGCGCCAAAAAAGGCGATATAGGGATCTAGCTTGAGGTGCAATAGCAACACAAACATGCCCAATCCGCCAAGAATGAGCAAGAAAATCCGCCAGCTTATCACTTTATCTGTAAGCTTTGTGATGTTTTCCAAAAAAGGATAACGATTGGGAAAGGAGATCATATATGAGGGCATTCCGGAAAACATATTCTGAGTCCAAAGTGCGCGGTCATTATGTTCCTCATTATAGTCTATTATGCTTTTCGCTGCACCCCGCCACTGATTTATATCGCTGGCTTGAGGTTCCATGTGCTTGTAAGCGGCGGGGAAATAAAGAATGCTTACAAAGAGGAATAAAAAAGCCGCCAAAATCCAAGGCAGATACTTCATATAAGATGCGGGAGCCTTAGCTGCGGGTTGAGGGTTTGCAGCAAGTCTCATTTTTGGGTTGACTTTTTTCTGGCTCATAAAATCCTCTGTTCAAACCGATATTTGCATCCAGCTTATTTTTTGGGCTCTAATCGGTCAAGCAAAAACAAAGGGAGAGGTGATGATCTTTACATTCAAAAAGAAAATCTACGGCTATGAATGCGATATATATGGACACTTGAACAATGCTAATTACTTGATGATGCTTGAAGCCGCCCGTAGTGATGCTTTAGTTAAGATGGATATGCCCATTAAAAAGCTTCTAGCGATGGGCATTCAGTTCTTTGTATTGCATTATGAATTGGATTATCTTAAGGCTGTAGATTTGGAAGAAGATGTTTCGGTACGCAGTTGGTTTAACAAGACAAACCGGATAAAGGGGTTTTGGCATCAGGAAGTATACAACTCACAGGGAGAGCTTTGTTTTAAGGCAGCGTTGACTGTTGTGTATGCCTCTGGGGGAAAGGCAAAGCGGTTGCCTCCAGAGATTTCAGATCACTTTATCAAGTTTATTCACCAAAACTAAGCACTGCCAAATACCATGCCAAATACGGCAGCCACCATAAGCATCGTAAATGGATT encodes:
- a CDS encoding acyl-CoA thioesterase — translated: MIFTFKKKIYGYECDIYGHLNNANYLMMLEAARSDALVKMDMPIKKLLAMGIQFFVLHYELDYLKAVDLEEDVSVRSWFNKTNRIKGFWHQEVYNSQGELCFKAALTVVYASGGKAKRLPPEISDHFIKFIHQN